One Vallitalea pronyensis genomic region harbors:
- a CDS encoding carbamoyltransferase C-terminal domain-containing protein: protein MKTQLDGYYLSAYVEIDQLGNIYKFAHRHDQNIALWQVQQKEVQLIHYWELERLSGVKKHQYSFFDKHQFNALMDGLLEPYGLSMEDIVEVWGTPELGDGEGYMSIKRYPEFSYHSMCHLASCLLMDTNIYHHEKVLAFSVDGGSDIVSDTEAHTRHPFVGCYSDYQQGQFALESVCSPAILWDFMSSHFTMREGSLMALASASKSVAYYPMEDILLHSNIQVPKDVHERILDLTAFVDNLTHEDAGVKFNYFDERFSEEENKISMVMKIIEQMSKNIMDHNIDAFIKKYNMDTKDVYLAVSGGFALNCPCNTHLMNKYQFKGFVAPPCVSDTGMALGIGLYVFYDRLKGDFNFTLQDAYWGDKNDLKAFNMDCFHAFIKGTSSFDPEQAAKDIIENPIVWIENGAEIGPRALGARSLLGDPRTMKTKDALNHIKKRQWWRPVAPIVMKDKIHEWFEDPYESPYMLHASKIKEDKDNEVIAIVHEDKTARLQSIDGTSRQKKIVQVMESFYDRTGVPIICNTSLNDKGEPIINNIEQAFNFALRKNIDIMYVDGMRIALKNHQAYGKKSPLKRNISFSMWHTKGEFDQLVRDYNPHLLSVRAIFYYIHLKIRDLELLQDKRECKKLEIKSKMYFNSLSPFAKAELDRLFKDNMYYKQIEEEFSL from the coding sequence ATGAAAACACAATTAGATGGCTATTATCTATCAGCTTATGTAGAAATTGATCAGCTGGGTAATATATATAAATTTGCTCATAGACATGACCAAAATATTGCATTATGGCAGGTTCAACAGAAGGAAGTCCAGTTAATTCATTATTGGGAACTTGAACGACTAAGTGGTGTAAAGAAACATCAGTACTCATTTTTTGACAAACATCAATTTAATGCCTTAATGGACGGGTTACTAGAGCCTTATGGATTAAGCATGGAAGATATTGTAGAAGTATGGGGCACACCAGAACTGGGTGATGGTGAAGGGTATATGTCCATTAAGCGTTATCCAGAGTTCTCCTATCATTCAATGTGTCATCTTGCTTCCTGTTTATTGATGGATACCAACATCTATCATCATGAAAAAGTATTGGCATTTTCTGTTGATGGAGGCTCAGATATTGTGTCGGATACAGAAGCCCATACACGTCATCCATTTGTAGGGTGCTATTCGGACTATCAGCAAGGACAGTTTGCATTAGAATCTGTGTGTTCGCCTGCTATTTTATGGGATTTTATGAGTTCTCACTTTACCATGCGGGAAGGCAGCTTGATGGCACTTGCTAGTGCCAGTAAGAGTGTTGCCTATTATCCCATGGAAGATATCTTACTACACAGCAACATACAAGTACCCAAGGATGTCCATGAGCGTATTCTTGACTTAACAGCTTTTGTTGATAACCTCACCCATGAGGATGCAGGGGTTAAGTTTAATTATTTTGATGAACGGTTTAGTGAGGAAGAAAACAAAATCAGCATGGTGATGAAAATCATTGAACAAATGTCTAAGAACATCATGGATCACAATATTGATGCATTTATAAAAAAATATAACATGGATACCAAGGATGTTTATCTTGCCGTCTCAGGTGGATTTGCTTTGAACTGTCCGTGCAATACCCATCTAATGAATAAATACCAGTTCAAAGGGTTTGTTGCACCACCATGTGTCAGCGATACGGGTATGGCTTTAGGCATTGGTCTGTATGTGTTCTATGATCGGTTGAAAGGAGATTTTAATTTCACGTTACAAGATGCTTATTGGGGAGATAAGAATGACCTAAAGGCCTTTAATATGGATTGTTTTCATGCGTTCATAAAAGGCACAAGTTCATTTGATCCTGAACAAGCAGCTAAGGATATCATAGAAAATCCCATTGTATGGATTGAGAATGGTGCTGAAATTGGACCCAGGGCCCTTGGCGCAAGAAGCTTACTGGGGGACCCGAGAACCATGAAAACCAAAGATGCACTTAACCATATTAAGAAAAGGCAGTGGTGGCGGCCCGTTGCACCCATTGTGATGAAGGATAAGATACATGAATGGTTTGAGGACCCTTATGAGTCACCATATATGCTTCATGCGTCAAAGATCAAGGAAGATAAGGATAATGAAGTCATAGCTATCGTCCATGAGGACAAGACAGCAAGGCTTCAAAGCATTGATGGAACAAGCCGTCAGAAGAAAATTGTTCAAGTGATGGAAAGTTTCTACGATAGGACAGGCGTTCCCATTATATGTAACACATCCTTAAATGATAAAGGAGAACCCATTATCAATAATATAGAACAAGCATTTAACTTTGCCCTCCGAAAAAACATTGACATCATGTATGTCGATGGGATGCGGATTGCATTGAAAAATCATCAAGCTTATGGTAAAAAGTCACCATTAAAACGAAATATCAGCTTTAGTATGTGGCATACCAAAGGCGAATTTGACCAGTTGGTTAGGGACTATAACCCTCACCTTCTATCTGTGAGAGCGATCTTTTACTATATTCATCTAAAAATAAGAGATTTAGAGCTCTTGCAAGATAAAAGAGAGTGTAAGAAATTAGAAATTAAGTCAAAGATGTATTTTAATAGTCTCTCACCCTTTGCAAAAGCTGAATTAGATAGACTATTCAAAGACAACATGTATTACAAACAAATAGAGGAGGAGTTTAGCCTATGA
- a CDS encoding 3-hydroxyacyl-CoA dehydrogenase family protein, giving the protein MNIGIIGAGVMGRGVALAYAQYGHSIVLVDIEESVLEEAKQQIMIDYRFQGMYGKKCNDTIEDILKRITLTTRLEDVEACTYIIENVTENWDIKKDVYLKLDAICGEDTRYAVNTSCFSITQVGALMEKPENVIGSHYMNPAHIKSTVEVIKGYHTSEETVNLTLDLLKSINNEGVVVNDLPGFVSNRVLMLTVNEAIYLVHEGVAEPKNVDKIFKQCFGHKMGPLETADLIGLDTILFSVEVLYDSYCDSKYRPCPLLKKMVSAGLLGRKSGQGFYNYK; this is encoded by the coding sequence ATGAACATTGGCATTATTGGAGCAGGTGTCATGGGGCGAGGTGTTGCTTTAGCCTATGCCCAGTATGGTCATTCTATTGTTTTAGTGGATATAGAAGAATCCGTATTGGAAGAAGCCAAGCAGCAAATCATGATAGATTATCGCTTTCAAGGCATGTATGGTAAGAAATGTAACGATACAATTGAAGATATACTAAAGCGTATTACCTTAACAACAAGACTGGAGGATGTAGAGGCATGTACATATATCATTGAGAATGTAACTGAAAATTGGGATATTAAGAAAGATGTTTATCTAAAACTAGATGCGATATGTGGAGAAGACACTCGTTATGCGGTGAATACCTCTTGTTTTTCCATTACCCAGGTTGGTGCCCTTATGGAGAAACCAGAAAATGTAATAGGTTCTCATTATATGAACCCTGCACACATCAAGTCTACGGTGGAAGTCATCAAGGGGTACCACACATCTGAAGAAACTGTTAACCTGACACTTGATTTATTAAAGAGTATTAACAATGAAGGTGTTGTGGTCAATGACCTGCCTGGTTTTGTATCCAACCGTGTCTTAATGCTAACGGTTAATGAAGCCATCTATTTGGTACATGAGGGAGTAGCAGAACCTAAGAACGTGGATAAGATTTTTAAACAATGCTTTGGACACAAGATGGGACCATTGGAGACAGCTGATTTAATTGGACTTGATACAATTTTGTTTTCAGTTGAAGTATTATATGACAGCTATTGTGATAGTAAATATAGACCGTGTCCCTTATTAAAGAAAATGGTAAGTGCAGGACTGCTTGGCAGAAAAAGTGGGCAAGGCTTCTATAACTATAAATAA
- a CDS encoding acyl carrier protein gives MNRDVIRTKIKTFLGKFFGEKGVESLGDDDNFFELGFVNSLFAMQLITFIESEFDVTIDVAELNMDNFNTLHKIVDTIDKKISQR, from the coding sequence ATGAATAGGGATGTAATTCGTACAAAGATTAAAACGTTTTTAGGTAAGTTTTTTGGTGAAAAAGGTGTTGAATCCTTAGGGGATGATGATAATTTTTTTGAACTGGGCTTCGTGAATTCACTATTTGCCATGCAGCTTATCACCTTTATTGAAAGTGAATTTGATGTCACCATTGATGTGGCAGAATTGAACATGGATAATTTTAATACCTTACATAAAATAGTGGATACAATTGATAAAAAAATAAGCCAACGATAA
- a CDS encoding HAD-IIIC family phosphatase, with translation MSKKTKKIKCVIWDLDNTLWDGVLVEDEEVTLKSYILDVMQELDHRGILQSISSKNNYEDAMMKLEAFGIKEYFLYPQISWSSKSQAVQEIIRCLNIGADTIAFIDDQHFERDEVKSAVPEVACFDACEVVNLLKKDMFNPDFITKDTMRRREMYQADYKRKKVEDAYQGPHEDFLASLDMHIHIAYARDSDLDRVIELTERTNQLNTTGYTYSYEQLKAMQNSDTHKLLIVGLDDKYGTYGKIGIILIDTRMDRWTLELFIMSCRVMSRGIGTILLNHIMEVAYRSNMALYAKFITTSKNKMMQLTYNLAGFKIFEKKDDYILMHNDFGHIQKMPDYVKLLSELEVYEDDQIRRKHG, from the coding sequence ATGTCCAAAAAAACGAAAAAAATAAAGTGTGTCATATGGGACCTTGACAATACGTTGTGGGATGGCGTTCTTGTGGAGGACGAAGAAGTGACTTTAAAAAGTTACATCCTGGATGTGATGCAGGAGCTTGACCATCGAGGTATTCTTCAGTCCATCTCAAGCAAAAACAATTATGAAGATGCCATGATGAAATTAGAAGCATTCGGTATCAAAGAGTATTTTTTGTATCCGCAGATCAGTTGGAGCAGTAAGTCCCAAGCTGTACAAGAAATTATTCGCTGTTTAAACATTGGAGCCGATACCATTGCCTTTATTGATGATCAGCATTTTGAACGGGATGAGGTAAAGAGTGCTGTACCTGAGGTGGCATGCTTTGATGCATGTGAAGTAGTGAACTTACTTAAAAAAGATATGTTTAATCCAGATTTTATCACAAAGGATACCATGAGAAGACGAGAAATGTATCAGGCAGATTATAAGCGCAAAAAAGTGGAGGATGCATATCAAGGACCTCATGAAGATTTCTTAGCTTCTTTAGATATGCATATTCATATTGCGTATGCAAGAGATAGTGATTTAGATCGGGTCATAGAATTAACAGAGCGCACCAATCAATTAAATACAACGGGCTATACCTATTCTTATGAGCAATTAAAAGCCATGCAGAATTCCGATACCCATAAGTTATTAATTGTTGGATTGGATGATAAGTATGGCACCTATGGGAAAATAGGTATTATTCTAATCGATACAAGGATGGATCGATGGACATTGGAATTATTTATTATGTCATGCAGAGTCATGTCAAGAGGTATTGGAACCATCTTATTAAATCACATCATGGAAGTGGCGTACCGTTCAAACATGGCATTATATGCGAAGTTTATTACCACGTCCAAGAATAAGATGATGCAGCTCACCTACAACTTAGCAGGTTTTAAAATCTTTGAGAAAAAAGATGACTATATATTAATGCACAATGACTTTGGTCATATACAAAAAATGCCAGACTATGTTAAGTTACTGTCAGAGCTAGAGGTATATGAGGATGACCAGATAAGGAGGAAACATGGATAA
- a CDS encoding ACP S-malonyltransferase: protein MDKIALVFPGQGTQYVGMGESFYNNYLVCRQTYEEASDISGVDVAQLCFKSSLGALSQIKNMQLSVVTTCVAIARAYFYEYGMTPQFCAGHSVGEIAAFIVSGAIGFSDGIQILMKRGELLEEVYHQHVGTMLIAEEIDYSAVEGLIEGSKLHKDVYISCESSHNQILLSGTDEGIEMIQEKLLDHQARITPLITSTPMHCPLMGSIEKTFYDYLCGFEFYPFRIPVITNLYGTPFSDPDLIPEVMSKHLTHPVKWKKIIECMDKYGVSIALEMGPKNLVTNLVGNIAPDMTAYCFGKKMDRKHFHEKFIADESYKKDIPDFMSRCLGIAVATKNANPSTEAYQKGVVDNYNAIKKIQKDIQDTNRKVLKTDMEIALQYLENIMKTKMVPENEQKSWIKRLLDETSHYYLLKEYYV from the coding sequence ATGGATAAAATAGCGTTGGTTTTTCCTGGACAAGGGACCCAATATGTGGGAATGGGAGAATCGTTTTACAATAATTATTTAGTATGTCGACAGACTTATGAAGAAGCCAGTGATATATCTGGTGTGGATGTTGCACAGTTGTGTTTCAAAAGCAGCCTTGGTGCTTTAAGTCAGATTAAAAATATGCAATTGTCCGTTGTAACCACCTGTGTAGCCATTGCTCGTGCTTACTTTTATGAGTATGGCATGACGCCACAATTCTGTGCAGGACATAGCGTAGGGGAAATAGCAGCATTCATTGTTTCAGGTGCTATTGGTTTTTCAGATGGTATTCAAATACTCATGAAGAGAGGCGAACTGTTAGAGGAAGTTTATCATCAACATGTGGGTACGATGCTCATTGCGGAAGAGATTGATTATTCAGCAGTGGAGGGATTAATAGAAGGGTCTAAGCTACATAAGGATGTCTATATATCTTGTGAGAGTTCCCATAATCAAATATTACTTAGTGGAACGGATGAAGGTATTGAGATGATTCAAGAGAAGCTTCTTGACCATCAAGCGAGAATAACCCCACTGATCACAAGTACACCCATGCATTGTCCCTTAATGGGAAGCATTGAGAAAACATTTTATGATTATTTATGTGGCTTTGAATTCTATCCTTTTAGAATACCTGTCATAACCAATCTATACGGCACACCTTTTAGTGACCCTGATTTGATTCCAGAGGTGATGTCCAAGCATTTGACCCATCCTGTTAAGTGGAAGAAAATCATAGAGTGCATGGACAAGTACGGTGTGTCCATTGCCTTAGAAATGGGACCTAAAAATCTGGTCACGAACCTTGTTGGCAATATTGCACCGGATATGACAGCTTATTGCTTCGGCAAAAAAATGGATCGAAAGCACTTTCATGAGAAATTTATAGCGGATGAAAGCTATAAAAAGGATATTCCAGATTTTATGAGCCGGTGTTTAGGTATTGCAGTGGCCACAAAAAATGCTAATCCATCCACAGAAGCGTATCAAAAAGGCGTCGTGGATAACTATAATGCCATTAAAAAGATTCAAAAAGACATTCAAGATACCAATCGTAAGGTTCTAAAAACCGATATGGAAATAGCTCTTCAGTACCTCGAAAATATCATGAAGACAAAAATGGTACCAGAGAATGAACAAAAGAGCTGGATTAAACGACTGCTGGACGAAACAAGCCATTACTACCTGCTGAAGGAATACTATGTGTAA
- a CDS encoding thioesterase II family protein encodes MSMLLYCVPHAGSSALNYYQWKLHMMKGITIVPLELAGRGSKSDKPLYKDFHEAVDDLVDDILHDNPEEEYALFGHSLGCWLVYHLYFRLLEKGMKPPVHLFFSGRWSPLTHKEGLKSTEMTDQEFLESIKEMGGTSDKIMNTTEFLDKYLAILRSDFNIIDHYQNPTDIQLIESDITVLSGTQDSSITSAELFEWQKTTSGTCTICKVKGGHFFHLENMEDTIHIITNKIKRFA; translated from the coding sequence ATGAGTATGCTGCTATACTGTGTGCCTCATGCTGGTAGTTCAGCACTTAATTATTATCAATGGAAATTGCATATGATGAAGGGTATCACAATTGTGCCTCTGGAATTGGCAGGTAGGGGCTCCAAATCAGATAAGCCACTCTATAAAGATTTTCATGAAGCGGTTGACGATTTGGTGGATGATATCCTTCATGATAACCCAGAAGAAGAATATGCATTATTCGGTCACAGCTTAGGTTGTTGGTTGGTTTATCACCTGTATTTTAGATTGCTAGAGAAAGGCATGAAACCACCCGTACATCTGTTTTTTTCTGGCAGATGGTCCCCATTAACCCATAAGGAAGGGCTTAAAAGTACAGAAATGACCGACCAAGAATTTTTGGAGAGCATTAAGGAAATGGGTGGTACCAGTGACAAAATAATGAATACGACAGAATTCCTAGATAAGTATTTAGCAATATTAAGAAGTGATTTTAACATCATTGATCACTATCAAAATCCTACAGACATTCAATTAATTGAAAGTGATATTACGGTATTAAGCGGAACACAAGATAGTTCGATTACAAGTGCAGAGCTCTTTGAATGGCAGAAGACCACCAGTGGGACGTGCACGATATGTAAGGTGAAGGGAGGACACTTTTTTCATCTGGAAAACATGGAAGATACGATTCATATTATTACAAATAAAATTAAGAGGTTTGCATAA
- a CDS encoding non-ribosomal peptide synthetase: MKKLKELLYGMRQEKEKGVSFVHSDEHVHFMSYEDLFKKATCVKEYLCHQGVRKNDEVIITTDTTECFYITFWACLLGDFIAVPLSFSLDDLDKLKGVLEVCHQGVFVTDNQEMYQHINQQALGFKTCICWDLDMLENMGGSPQDTPTERDTFVLSEEESGMDIAYIQFSSGSTSSLKGVGITNLGILTNVDNLLGSRDIHGEETFVTWIPLYHNFGLFFNLFMPIRYQQNAHIIDTKYVVKNPVFYLDYCHKVRGSVTSGTNFYLNFIIKLLQEKGIREDWDLSCIHSMFLGAEPISITLCNQFAAYMKGCKFRRSALAPAYGLTEGTLAVSATTDDDCAQKLSVNKESMGIGQPLEIVSDDDPLASDIISVGKVLPAFQLKIVDLAGNQLKDGHFGLIYIAGKCVLKNYYNLERDENFVDTWFNTGDIGFIHDERLYITARYKEMFIYNGKNYYDNDIEKYIHKLGVFQDERVVIHGYRKHIDDVNDSVICFIQGCRDMDTIVSKIKKVLSQLNNVLGIYINDFVLVDVIPKTVSGKVQRYKLLKNYLNGEYDKKLSELAVEMDKVNQIIDCDASSVGDFMAKTLSEVVDHDLDYSGSFVSMGLNSMEIAKLHMAINIKYGDCISIADLFEYTTIEQLAEHIVEKVDGRKESETLIS, from the coding sequence ATGAAAAAATTAAAAGAACTGCTATATGGTATGCGTCAGGAAAAAGAAAAAGGTGTAAGTTTTGTTCATTCCGATGAACACGTTCATTTTATGTCTTATGAGGATTTATTTAAAAAAGCTACTTGTGTGAAGGAATATTTATGTCATCAAGGTGTTAGAAAAAACGATGAGGTTATTATAACAACGGATACCACAGAGTGTTTTTATATCACATTTTGGGCTTGTTTATTAGGTGATTTTATTGCTGTACCCTTGAGTTTTAGCCTTGATGACCTGGATAAACTTAAAGGTGTTTTGGAGGTTTGTCATCAGGGGGTTTTTGTTACAGACAATCAAGAGATGTACCAACATATTAATCAGCAAGCCCTTGGATTTAAAACATGCATATGTTGGGATTTAGACATGTTAGAAAATATGGGTGGGTCACCACAAGATACACCCACTGAAAGAGATACCTTTGTCTTATCAGAGGAAGAAAGTGGCATGGACATCGCTTATATTCAATTTTCTTCCGGATCAACAAGTAGTTTAAAAGGTGTGGGGATAACCAACCTGGGTATCTTAACCAATGTGGATAACCTTCTTGGAAGTCGGGATATACATGGCGAAGAAACATTTGTGACGTGGATTCCTCTATACCACAATTTTGGTTTGTTCTTCAATTTATTCATGCCTATACGCTATCAGCAAAATGCTCATATTATAGACACAAAATATGTGGTAAAAAACCCCGTTTTCTATCTGGATTACTGTCATAAAGTGAGAGGATCCGTCACGTCTGGAACGAATTTCTACCTTAACTTTATTATTAAATTGTTACAGGAAAAAGGTATTAGAGAAGATTGGGACTTATCGTGTATCCATTCCATGTTCCTAGGAGCAGAACCCATCTCCATCACCTTATGTAATCAATTTGCAGCCTATATGAAAGGGTGTAAGTTTAGACGCTCAGCACTGGCGCCAGCTTATGGGCTTACAGAAGGTACATTAGCTGTTTCGGCTACAACAGATGACGATTGTGCACAGAAATTATCCGTTAATAAGGAGAGTATGGGCATCGGTCAGCCTTTAGAGATTGTCTCAGATGATGATCCATTAGCCTCAGATATTATTAGTGTTGGAAAGGTACTTCCAGCATTTCAACTCAAAATTGTTGACTTGGCTGGTAATCAATTGAAGGATGGACATTTTGGTTTGATATACATTGCAGGTAAATGTGTATTAAAGAATTATTATAATTTAGAACGAGATGAAAATTTTGTTGATACGTGGTTTAATACAGGGGATATTGGGTTTATTCATGATGAACGGCTTTATATTACTGCCCGCTATAAAGAGATGTTTATCTATAACGGTAAAAATTATTATGATAATGATATAGAAAAATACATCCATAAGTTAGGTGTTTTTCAAGATGAACGGGTTGTTATACATGGGTATCGTAAACATATAGACGATGTGAACGATAGTGTGATTTGCTTTATTCAAGGCTGCCGTGATATGGATACTATTGTGAGTAAAATTAAAAAGGTGTTATCCCAGCTTAACAATGTACTGGGCATCTATATTAACGATTTTGTTTTAGTGGATGTTATTCCAAAGACAGTAAGCGGGAAGGTACAGCGGTATAAGCTTCTTAAAAATTATCTCAATGGAGAATATGATAAAAAATTATCTGAACTGGCTGTAGAAATGGATAAAGTAAACCAAATTATCGACTGTGATGCATCCAGCGTAGGGGATTTTATGGCTAAAACCTTATCAGAAGTTGTGGACCATGATCTTGACTATAGCGGGTCCTTTGTTTCAATGGGTTTGAACTCCATGGAAATTGCAAAATTACATATGGCAATCAATATAAAATATGGTGATTGTATTTCCATTGCGGACCTTTTTGAATATACAAC